The bacterium genome has a window encoding:
- a CDS encoding amidohydrolase has translation MSQNTGAIDAWATLVLPGTIDRWPPEFISIFKRYGSLPLFERGMTTEEIIDNMDAAGVDRLMLSAFGYGPYHIIRNEEVAEICAKHPDRFTGVGTVDPRGKPMDVVREIERLSKSLGLRGVRLEPYAYGDGMVGAAPNEKMYWPVYAKCVELNLPVAIQVGHTGPLMPSEAGRPIYLDEVALSFPELVIIGCHIGQPWHEEMMILAWKHPNVYVETSARTPKHWPEEFVKFASTYGQDKVLWATDYPLLTFDRTLEELRQLGVSDEAYKKIVRDNTIRAFSLEV, from the coding sequence ATGTCACAGAACACTGGAGCCATCGATGCCTGGGCCACGCTGGTACTTCCCGGGACCATCGATCGCTGGCCGCCCGAATTCATCAGCATCTTCAAACGCTACGGCTCGCTTCCGTTGTTCGAGCGCGGCATGACCACCGAGGAAATCATCGACAATATGGACGCAGCCGGTGTCGATCGGCTGATGCTGTCCGCCTTCGGTTACGGTCCGTATCACATCATCCGCAACGAAGAGGTCGCCGAGATCTGCGCCAAGCACCCCGACCGGTTTACCGGTGTAGGGACGGTGGATCCGCGTGGCAAGCCGATGGACGTCGTCCGGGAAATCGAGCGACTGTCGAAGAGTCTTGGCCTGCGCGGCGTGCGTCTCGAGCCGTATGCGTATGGGGACGGCATGGTCGGCGCCGCGCCTAACGAGAAGATGTACTGGCCCGTGTACGCGAAATGCGTGGAGCTGAATCTTCCCGTTGCCATCCAGGTAGGTCACACGGGCCCGTTGATGCCTTCGGAAGCGGGACGCCCGATCTATCTCGACGAGGTCGCCCTCTCCTTCCCCGAACTCGTGATCATCGGCTGTCACATCGGCCAGCCCTGGCACGAAGAGATGATGATTCTGGCCTGGAAGCACCCGAACGTCTACGTCGAAACGAGCGCGCGCACACCCAAGCACTGGCCCGAGGAGTTCGTGAAGTTCGCCAGCACCTACGGACAAGACAAAGTGCTCTGGGCGACGGACTACCCGCTGCTCACCTTCGACCGCACGCTCGAGGAGTTGCGCCAACTCGGTGTTTCCGACGAGGCCTACAAGAAGATCGTGCGCGACAACACGATACGCGCCTTCAGCCTCGAGGTCTGA